DNA from Dioscorea cayenensis subsp. rotundata cultivar TDr96_F1 chromosome 26, TDr96_F1_v2_PseudoChromosome.rev07_lg8_w22 25.fasta, whole genome shotgun sequence:
AAGATTAATAATGTAGAAGGTTTTGATTTGCAGTTTCTCAAAGGTCTGaaagaagaaattcttgaagaaaTACCATTTGTTGCAGAATTGCTGGAAGACATGAATAACatggtaattattattattaatattatttttgtatcttGATGTCTGTGAACACTTGAGTTAATTAGTAATATGATTGTCTAATCAGAATCATAAAGAACCTGGAGAAGCAGAAGAACATGAGGcaataaatccaaacatgaatggTGATGCCCAAACAGAAGGTTCAGACTTTATATACACAATACTCATTGGAGCATATTGTTATATAATTCATGCAGATAATTATTACATTAATCAATGCGAATCTATTATCAGGTTTGGCAAGAACTATTTCTCCTGCTTCATTTTCAAATAATCTTCTCAAGAGAGTGATCATTCATGGTCCAGGACAAATTTCAGGAAAACTAGTACATTTACCTGATTCATTTGGAGATCTTCTTAATTTGGCTGGTAATAAAATTTCCATTATACATTTAAACTGCAAAGTATACAAATGAAGTGTATGAATTTTGTGAACACAGAGAAAAGTTTTGGGAAACCAGCAACCAAAATCTTGATGGCTGATGGTGCAGAGGTTGAAGACCTGGAAACTTTGAGAGATGATGATCACTTGTATTTTCATTAACAATGTTGAAGAAAATACACAGCAACCTGTATAATAAAACCAAGAAACTTAAAAGTATATCTAGAATTCAAGGATATGTACCGGCATACATGGGCAGAATaagaattatttgttttaacatAGAATGTCTGGATTGCGAACACCAGCATCTTGTTCATGTCTTCAAgggaaaaatacaataaaactaCATTTCTCTAACAGTGGGCGAAATAGCCAATAGCATTAGAGATATTAAAGGGCAGACGTATTTATGTGCCTGCATCACAACTCTGCCTAGGTAGATTATACAACATTTGAACAAAGGTTTCTAACACGAACTATTTATGTGACAAACACAGCACTCAGATGGCCAACCTTCTCATTGTCCTTGACTCACCGCCGGGATTCTGCATGTGAAAAATAGAATGGATTACAATTTTTGAGGCAAACAAATAAGATTGAAGTTGTAATACCTGAATGAAAGAAACCCTAAAGTAAGAAAATACTTGCTGATAGTACTGCTACACCAATCACAATTTTGGGGTAATCAATATAAGCATTCAAGCGAACGTTGCATGCACCTGTTAAATGGctaaagtaaatataaaaaagattatGCATATCATctagtttaaatttgtttcaATAAGCACACATAATAAATTACTTTGGTCATGCTGTACATATTTATGGACACACATTTGCATCGAATGCCTGCCTGAAAAATTCatctaaataaattaagatgtACTTGGAAGTTCTTCCAAAACATTTATTTCTAAAAACTCACTACACAACCTTGTGAAGTCGTCATTTTCTTGAAGTTTAAAAGGTCCAAATGACAGCACCACCATAAATAAAGTGTAAACTATTCAAAAGAGGGAGGAAGACAGTCATACAATTTAAGATCTCCCCAGAGCTTAACAAGGTTACTTTCGAGTGTAAAGAGTGTAGATCACTGGTAACATAACTCGAGAAGAAGAAGCATGCACTTGTCCAACagtaaaacaaaagagatttAAGATTGATGGAAAAAAGCAAAAGGTATGATATTGAAGAACTCAAACAGAACCCTGGCTTCAATGTGATCTAGCTAtgtccacaaaaaaaaaaaaaaatatatatatatatatcacaaagcACAAAGCACAACTGTAAAGATAAATCTTGAAGGCTTTCTATAGTTATATGCTTATATGCGCTTTAATGGAGGCATGCCTATAATAATGCTCAAGATTCCAAAATAGTTACATAAGTTCGACCCATGATAGAAAGAACTACCTTACATTCCTTGAGTGCGCAATCTCCATGAATACAGAACTGATTGATTTAacataaaagatgcaagggacAGGCTGTTACAAGGCAATCCAGCAGAAGGCCAATTAGCAAAAGAAGCAGAGGACTTGTTTGAAGCATCGACCAACCTATTAggttagttttatttaaaatatgttaacTAAAAAAGAGTCACAAACAACATCCGTCACATTCTCGAAGTAAACTAAAATTAGCACCCGCACAACTTTTGAAGTTGCACTAGAACTAAAGATGGATTCTTCCATGATACGAGCAATTTTAGCAACTACAACACTGGACAGTCAAGGCTAACAAAGCTCATACCAGTCCATCAAAGAAGACAATTTgtctagaaaaagaaagaaataccaACAAAGGAATAAGTAGATCAACAAATTCCATTAGCATCATAGTAATCACTATTGCTCATCATATATCAACTGCAATTCTCATGCATTAAAATGGCAACAAAAAGACATCGACTTTATCCAGTTCTTATATAGATTGCGAGAATATTAGATCAATTATAAGTTTCTAAGATACATGACAGTTAACAATGGCAACACAAGAACGAAAAACAGAAACAAATCTATAAAGGAacaaaaaggaaaggaaagttGAGCAACCTCATCGAGCAGAAGCATCGATATCCTCTTCatcctcctcatcttcttcttcctcctcagTTTGCCTGAGCTTTGCGAGCTCCACCTGTGCTCTCTCCAAAATCTGCCTTTTATGGATCTCCAAATCCCTCTGAAACTCCTTCCTCATTCGGTCCAATTCTGCCAGCTGCTGCCGCTTATTATTCTCCATCCTCTCATAAATCTCTCCAAACCTCTTAATGGAGTCTGCGAGCATCCTAAACGAAGCGGGCCCTGGAACACCCAAACCCTTTGTCATCTTTGGCGGAAGCCCATCAGAGTCGTCATCATCGTCCTCATCGTTGTCCGTCCCAGTCTCACCAGGGCTATCCCTCATTTCATCCCGCCCATTAGATCGGTTGAGATAAGGACTCGGCCTGGGTGGCGCCGGTGGCTGCCAGGAAGGCTGCGGCTGCAGCTGGGGCGGAAGAGGGGGAGGTGGCGAAGGCGCCGACATCAAAAAGTCCATCTTTTTGAAATAAACCCATTTACTATTGGGATTCATCGATTCCGCCATGCTGGCCTTCTCCTTCTTGTACTTCTTCTTCAAGGTATCCACCCGATTGCGGCACTGGGTGTCGGATCGGGCGGTCCTCGAGGACTGCGAGACCTTCTTCGCAACCTCGCTCCACTCCTCGGAACGAAGGCTTTTCCGGCCGTTCTGGACGTAAAGCTCTCCCCATGCATCAAGCAGGGCAAACGTTGATTCCTCTGACCAATCTGCCGGTGAATTCCTCGCCGGAGGGGGCGGCGGTGGTCGGGCGGCTGCTGCCGCAGCGGCAGCTCGGGGGGCAAATTCGAAACCTAAAGCAAGCTTATCGAGCCTGCGACGCTTTCCACGGCTCTCCGACGAGGAGCTATCCTCGTCGTCGCCGCGCATCCGACGGTATCCGCGATCACCGTCGGAATCGGATTCGGAGTCTTCGATGGCTCGATCGGGTTCGTCATCGTCGTAGGCGGCGGGAGGGGGAGAGGGGGGATTGCGGAAGGGGATTTTGGGCCGGTGGGAGGAGGGGGGAAAGGAGCGACGAGGGTTGGGAGGGTACCTGGCGTCGTCCTCGGTGTCGTCCATGGCGGAGCGAAGGAGGCGATCGAGAAGAGGGGCAAACCCTAGACGCGTCTCTCTGGCTCTGATCGTGTGGCTTCGAGAATTCCGGTTTTGGGGATGCGATGATGGCGATCAGGGATGGGTGACTCGGTCCCCGTAACTCGTCCGACCCGGCGAGTAACTCTTTTTATTCTGTATAATTTTCTTCCCGCTTTTTCCTCCAATAgaaaaattgtatttaaatattgaaaatggATGGTATTTTGAACAgatgatattttataattaaaaaggttacatttactttttttttatttttctcctcatgcagaaaatatattaaattatattttacaaatattatgAAGGTTGGTACAATACAGTTTCAGGGTGTACGACGGCTGATAAGAACTTTCAAAATagtgaaaattattaatatatcatttaagattatataaaaactattttatttttgttgtttctccATTAAAAAATCTATGTAAATTTTATCTTATAAATTTCTGGTAGAAATCAATTTTAAGtatataaaaaagttatttttatttctttaaatatcTAATTTTCGCCAGACTTGTTTATACTGTGTAgataattagttaaaaaaaaaaattcaatatcaaGTTGGTTAGCAAAATGTCCTTTCAATAATACAACATTATCATTTAAAAGTTAACCAGGTCGACCACAGTGGGAGTCGAACCCACGACCTTTTGATCCGAAGTCAAACGCGCTAATCCACTGCGCTATGCGGTCACAACTGTTATATTAAATCCTCATAGAAGAACATATCAATACACCACAATTGCAAGCCTCAACACttttatcatcaacttataaCATGACCATTCATCATGGCAAGCCTTATAACATAGATGAACACTGAACAAATTTTATGAAGGAGCCCAGTGTGAATGAGAATATTCCATTGCAAAATGCACAATGACCACAAGACTGATAAATATTTTCCTCATAAAAGTTAAAGAGTGATCACTTTGGGCAAGGGCAGAGATGTGGTGGTCCTCTTGCTGTCTGGAAAGACTGGCCTGATGGTAGAAAAGTAGAAATGACTCTACATCTGGCGAGTATTGTATGATCTGCAATTCAGGCATTTCTGGGCAACCACATGAAACTGGACTTCTGAAACCGTGGCACAGTCATTGCACAGTATTCGAACCTGCATATATGCCTGAAAATTAGGCAATGTCCGTGCATGACAATTGAAAATGGTAAAAAGGTGAACATGGTTGGCAGGGGGCGTATGGTAAACACTGACCATTTTGTTTTGGTATAGTTCAGGCATTGGTGTGGCTGCGATTTCAATGTCTAGTTTCTCCCATACTTTTGACATGTCGCAGACAGACTTGGAGCAAAGAGGGCATGCATATCTAGAATAAGTTCTTGTTATTATTTGGTAAAAATGTATGTATAGGTTTTCAGGGATGAGAGAGGAACGTGTAACAGCAAATGAGGGAGAAACTTACTGGAAATGCTGCTGCATTTCTTTCAAACACTTCACGTGAATAGTGTGGCCACATGGCAAGACACTCACATCATTGGTGGATTCAAAGAGATACTGTAGaaaataagatattaattaATGGATCTTGGTATTGAGAAGAAGGCTTGTTTTATGCTTCTAAAATTATAGCTTTGCATTTATAGAAAGAATGAACGTGAAAAATAAGGTCTCACCTCAAAGCAAACTGGACAATCATGATGCATCGCTCCTTCAACACAAGCATGACTATTCTTCAATAGCACTGAGTAGCAACATCCTAAAATTTGATGACAAAAGAAGAGGTTAGCACCAACCTACAATGTGTAAATAAACCTTCTTGGAGAATAAAAACAACGTGATAAGAAGCAGAGCTCCCAAAAAGATCATGCAGTGGATCAGTATTTCAATTGTAAAGAGGCCTCCTATTAAATCCTAAATACAACAATACAAGTCTTGATCATCTGCTCAAAACTTCTGTGaaccaaaatattttgattgcaagaaacaaatatatcatgcAGCAGTCATCCAGACGGCATGTCTCGCAATGAAcacacatcaaaaataaatgttCTAACATTAGTCATATTCACATAGCATATTGGCAGCTTATAGAATTCGGAGGTGCAATACTGAGTGAACTGTGCAAGTAGTGACTGCTGCTATGGGGTTTGCATTTGATGCAATGACAGGAGCGGAGTT
Protein-coding regions in this window:
- the LOC120253150 gene encoding trihelix transcription factor ASIL1, with the translated sequence MDDTEDDARYPPNPRRSFPPSSHRPKIPFRNPPSPPPAAYDDDEPDRAIEDSESDSDGDRGYRRMRGDDEDSSSSESRGKRRRLDKLALGFEFAPRAAAAAAAARPPPPPPARNSPADWSEESTFALLDAWGELYVQNGRKSLRSEEWSEVAKKVSQSSRTARSDTQCRNRVDTLKKKYKKEKASMAESMNPNSKWVYFKKMDFLMSAPSPPPPLPPQLQPQPSWQPPAPPRPSPYLNRSNGRDEMRDSPGETGTDNDEDDDDDSDGLPPKMTKGLGVPGPASFRMLADSIKRFGEIYERMENNKRQQLAELDRMRKEFQRDLEIHKRQILERAQVELAKLRQTEEEEEDEEDEEDIDASAR